A genomic region of Papaver somniferum cultivar HN1 chromosome 7, ASM357369v1, whole genome shotgun sequence contains the following coding sequences:
- the LOC113298502 gene encoding probable E3 ubiquitin-protein ligase ZFP1 codes for MGHRHLFGTPQMFEMDNDQNPSPLHAEHSLIPLGWTGAADTGGSVFPIENLPAGGINFTSQRRSSNEYSSSSSSTESSHRNIGQRGNEYCSTNITMEIPHHQVTTSGPTYDPTLHPTAGGSTWPAPHNYADQPSSSHHRHLNHGFGSSSVTPTIGDISGPCKRKRAEVSAVFENGSSSRHYNATNTPDVSLSLDLPSEKPQHWAWDPMSAASTYGGSNLSIGEEHSQRNVRGRIALDLEQDLPQLHLLSNPSRRLPSTGRPVGQNGTVDCTGVSRGATAHEWNYIPVSSAAQGRLIPSDTSGFSHVTNQFSVGSSSSSISQEISGYNHDQPSRRTPIVPLQTHNLPHIQGVRGRSNLAQRTFLAYETASTHPHREYVPATENTMHSMSDNHSRHIRSAVGWRRPDRSERLGIPHPRLHSATGGIDAHARFVEGISMLERSVMYGSRSLLDQHRDMRLDVDNMSYEELLDLGERIGTVNTGLSEDVISKCLIETICCSFDQSQDEGSCAICLEDYKDKEVIGAVKNCGHDYHIGCIRKWLSMKNACPICKSPAVKDE; via the exons atggGGCATAGGCACTTGTTCGGCACTCCCCAAATGTTTGAGATGGACAATGATCAGAACCCAAGTCCTCTACATGCTGAGCATTCTTTAATTCCCTTGG GTTGGACAGGGGCTGCAGATACTGGTGGTTCAGTATTTCCTATAGAAAATTTACCTGCCGGAGGAATCAATTTTACCTCTCAGAGACGAAGTTCAAATGAGTACTCTTCATCAAGTAGCAGCACTGAATCCTCCCACAGAAATATTGGGCAAAGGGGAAATGAGTACTGTTCCACAAATATCACAATGGAAATTCCACATCATCAAGTGACTACTTCAGGGCCAACCTATGATCCGACCTTGCATCCCACAGCTGGTGGAAGCACGTGGCCTGCTCCACATAATTATGCTGACCAGCCTTCTTCTAGTCATCACAGACATTTAAACCATGGATTTGGTAGCAGTAGCGTTACTCCTACGATAGGTGACATTAGTGGGCCGTGCAAAAGGAAAAGGGCAGAAGTTTCCGCGGTCTTTGAAAACGGCAGCAGTAGCAGACACTATAACGCTACAAATACCCCTGATGTTTCTTTATCTCTTGATTTGCCATCAGAGAAACCTCAACATTGGGCTTGGGATCCCATGAGTGCTGCCTCCACGTATGGAGGAAGCAACCTTTCAATTGGCGAAGAGCATTCTCAGAGGAATGTTAGAGGCCGAATTGCACTTGACTTGGAACAAGACCTACCTCAGCTGCATTTGTTAAGCAACCCATCTCGTCGTCTTCCTTCAACAGGCAGACCTGTAGGCCAGAACGGCACAGTTGACTGCACTGGTGTCAGTCGTGGTGCAACCGCTCATGAGTGGAATTATATCCCTGTTTCTTCCGCTGCTCAAGGGAGACTTATACCTTCAG ATACTAGTGGCTTCAGTCATGTAACAAACCAATTTTCTGTAGGAAGCAGTAGTTCTAGTATTTCTCAGGAGATTAGTGGGTACAATCATGACCAACCTTCCAGGAGAACTCCTATTGTCCCTCTGCAAACCCATAATCTCCCTCATATTCAAGGTGTAAGAGGACGCAGTAATCTTGCTCAGAGGACATTTCTTGCTTATGAGACCGCATCTACTCACCCGCATAGGGAATACGTCCCAGCTACTGAGAATACTATGCATTCAATGTCAGATAATCATTCCAGACATATAAGGTCTGCTGTGGGATGGCGTCGACCTGATAGGAGCGAACGATTGGGGATACCTCATCCAAGATTGCACTCAGCTACTGGTGGGATAGATGCCCATGCTCGTTTTGTTGAG GGGATTTCTATGTTAGAACGCTCAGTCATGTATGGCTCAAGAAGTTTGCTTGATCAGCATAGAGACATGAGGCTAGACGTAGATAACATGAGTTATGAG GAGCTGCTTGATCTGGGTGAAAGGATTGGAACCGTCAACACAGGTTTGTCTGAAGATGTGATCTCAAAGTGTTTGATTGAAACTATATGCTGCTCTTTTGATCAAAGCCAGGATGAAGGATCCTGCGCAATATGCCTG GAAGATTACAAGGACAAGGAAGTGATTGGTGCAGTGAAGAACTGTGGCCACGATTATCACATAggttgtatcagaaaatggttgtCAATGAAGAATGCATGCCCTATTTGCAAGTCTCCTGCTGTGAAAGACGAATAA
- the LOC113298504 gene encoding probable ubiquitin-conjugating enzyme E2 C — MTTTTTTTSPPSQHQHPLPSPNNSKQIKPSSKPVDTNSVTLRLQKELMSLMMNGGDLGVSAFPENENIFSWIGTIQGGKGTPYEDLSYKLSLRFPLDYPFKAPSVKFDTMCFHPNVDQYGNICLDILQDKWSSAYDCRTILISIQSLLGEPNNESPLNSYAASLWNNQEDYKKIVRKQFMDEIEFES, encoded by the exons atgaccaccaccaccaccaccacatcaCCACCATCTCAGCATCAGCATCCTCTTCCTTCCCCTAATAATAGCAAGCAAATTAAGCCCTCTTCTAAACCAGTTGATACAAATTCTGTCACTCTCAG GTTACAGAAAGAATTAATGTCTCTCATG ATGAATGGGGGTGATCTTGGGGTATCGGCGTTTCCTGAAAATGAGAACATCTTTTCGTGGATTGGTACTATCCAAGGTGGCAAAGGAACTCCGTATGAGGATTTGTCATACAAGCTTTCGCTACGGTTTCCTCTGGATTACCCTTTTAAGGCTCCGTCTGTTAAGTTTGATACAATGTGTTTTCATCCAAATGTTGACCAGTATGGGAACATTTGTCTTGACATCCTTCAG GACAAGTGGTCCTCAGCTTACGATTGCAGAACCATCCTTATATCCATTCAAAGTTTGCTGGGAG AGCCAAATAATGAGAGTCCTCTCAATAGTTATGCTGCATCACTATGGAACAACCAAGAAG ACTACAAGAAAATTGTTCGGAAGCAATTTATGGATGAAATCGAATTTGAAAGCTGA